Proteins encoded in a region of the Hypomesus transpacificus isolate Combined female chromosome 17, fHypTra1, whole genome shotgun sequence genome:
- the nbr1b gene encoding next to BRCA1 gene 1 protein isoform X3: MDFYINLKVNFRGNAKNFLLSGSETKSWESMEAMVKRSFGLCNLQVTYFDEENEEVSINSQMEYEEALKSASRQGNRLHMNVYETRGQPTRVPAKASATEPKRGFRPPQHCPTLAQVVSRKIQAAVPEQGIVPQVIMKELKGTKEEDKTPPAWFTSYMEKFKDQVVREAVEKICREFSGQCCIHKPLGAEAQVPEVTSSTLPGAPSSTPACSSCRGQTAGGGYQCSVCTSCTLCEPCSFSHDPSHNLVRARTPLSIPEHGSPAPDHSRFYRRGDRSFRKAEKQRLKAEKRQLKAEVKEIRKQLRMERRGLQWSAAGDGSSSPVLLQPRATQANSPERPKRPCPLVVPAMTALFLDENLPDGTRLRPGTKFIKYWKMRNTGTVCWSSDTKLKFMWGNLAVGSGDRWREVSVPSLQPGQVGVVSVALCAPALEGSYTSHWRLAHGGEQFGPRVWCSIVVDPLAPAAMMADGVLVSPCVTPQGKNPVCTGKPGKSCGVSREQPLMSVDQEEGEYYIPSVDLLTAQDLLSFELLDINIVQELESAPNNTPADMTPCMSPLPHDGPLQENTTPLGLIQEEAEAKGVTSILDVSQGVGPGTEVGGVPAQEEGEEDISGTQFVCETVIRSLTLEEAPDHTPLHGTRPRTGKVLRPAAQGGSSSTCVKGADHRGGRRVEKSQDASAAAPLRATLPAPLRAPRPAPLRTALPPPVRAPAPPPACQQEQRMSDGGLESDIESICVGASGDEAKEGAEKDPEGEANREGARSRSSSASSEDYIIILPDCFDTSRPLGESMYSSALSQPGEALPETPGDPDHKRQGRTTPEGEGGEMEEATGAVSGSSSANDMLCTSQTLDDEPLTPVVVAAPRPNTAATSSVDSDAEPSEGSLDVTGLYQPGDTGDGTSPVQPQPDDAAVSGGAEASEDPRHPGITGGLVKGALSVAASAYKALFTGQPGPTQPPVDGTTQDTMMAVLVEMGFGDRPLNQRLLKKHSHNLLDVVNELVQMTDNDWYSTRY, encoded by the exons ATGGACTTCTACATCAATTTGAAGGTGAATTTCAGGGGCAATGCCAAAAATTTCCTCCTGTCTGGTTCGGAGACGAAGAGTTGGGAGTCAATGGAGGCCATG GTGAAAAGGTCCTTTGGTCTGTGTAACCTACAAGTGACATACTTTGACGAGGAAAATGAGGAG GTATCCATTAATAGCCAAA TGGAGTATGAAGAAGCCCTGAAG AGTGCATCGCGACAAGGGAACCGTCTTCATATGAACGTGTATGAGACCAGGGGCCAGCCCACACGCGTGCCAGCCAAGGCTAGCGCCACAGAGCCCAAGAGAGGCTTCAGGCCACCCCAACACTGCCCGACTCTGGCCCAGGTCGTCAGCCGCAAGATCCAGGCTGCTGTCCCTGAGCAGGGCATT GTCCCACAGGTGATCATGAAGGAACTGAAGGGGAcaaaggaggaggacaagacccCACCAGCCTGGTTCACATCCTACATGGAGAAG tTTAAGGACCAGGTGGTGCGTGAGGcggtggagaagatctgcagGGAGTTCTCGGGCCAGTGTTGCATCCACAAGCCCCTGGGGGCGGAGGCCCAGGTCCCTGaggtcacctcctccaccctaccTGGGGCACCCAGCTCAACCCCTGCCTGCAGCAGCTGCCGTGGCCAGACTGCTGGAGGAGGGTAccagtgcag tgtgTGTACGTCCTGCACGCTGTGTGAGCCCTGCAGCTTCTCCCATGACCCCAGCCACAACCTGGTGAGAGCACggacccccctctccatccccgaGCACGGGTCCCCCGCGCCCGACCACAGCAG GTTCTACCGGCGAGGCGACCGGAGCTTCCGCAAGGCGGAGAAGCAGCGTCTGAAAGCGGAGAAGCGCCAGCTGAAGGCGGAGGTGAAGGAGATCAGGAAACAGCTGAGGATGGAGAGGCGGGGCCTGCAGTGGAGCGCCGCCGGCGACGGGAGCTCCTCCCCCGTCCTGCTGCAGCCTCGGGCCACCCAGGCCAACAGCCCCGA GCGTCCAAAGCGCCCTTGCCCGCTGGTGGTGCCTGCCATGACCGCTCTGTTCCTGGACGAGAACTTGCCCGACGGCACCCGCCTTCGTCCGGGCACCAAGTTCATCAAGTACTGGAAGATGAGGAACACTGGTACTGTCTGCTGGAGCTCTGACACCAAG TTGAAGTTCATGTGGGGTAACCTCGCGGTGGGTTCAGGGGACCGCTGGAGGGAGGTGTCTGTCCCCTCCCTGCAGCCTGGGCAGGTGGGTGTTGTCAGCGTGGCGCTGTGCGCCCCGGCCCTGGAGGGCTCCTACACCTCCCACTGGCGCCTGGCCCACGGCGGCGAGCAGTTTGGCCCCCGTGTCTGGTGCAGCATCGTGGTGGACCCCCTGGCGCCTGCAGCCATGATGGCCGATGGGGTGCTGGTGTCACCCTGCGTCACCCCGCAG GGGAAGAACCCTGTGTGCACTGGGAAGCCTGGGAAGTCCTGTGGCGTCTCCAGAGAGCAGCCTCTCATGTCGGTGGACCAGGAAGAGGGGGAGTACTACATCCCCTCCGTCGACCTTCTCACCGCACAG GATTTGTTGTCCTTCGAGCTGCTGGACATCAACATAGTGCAGGAGCTGGAGAGTGCTCCCAATAACACTCCTGCTG ATATGACCCCCTGTATGTCCCCCCTGCCCCATGATGGCCCCCTGCAGGAGAATACCACACCCCTGGGACTGATACAGGAAGAGGCTGAGGCCAAGGGAGTCACCAGCATTCTGG ATGTGTCCCAGGGGGTGGGGCCTGGCACAGAAGTGGGAGGAGTCCCAGcccaggaggaaggagaggaggacatcaGCGGGACTCAGTTTGTCTGCGAGACCGTGATTCGCTCCCTCACTCTGGAGGAGGCTCCTGACCACACCCCCCTGCATGGGACCCGTCCGAGGACAGGGAAAG TGCTCCGCCCAGCAGCTCAGGggggctcctcctccacctgtgtCAAAGGGGCCGATCatcgaggggggaggagggtggagaagagCCAGGACGCCAGCGCAGCGGCGCCCCTCCGCGCcaccctccccgcccccctgcgagcgccccgccccgccccgctCCGCACCGCTCTCCCGCCCCCCGTACGagccccagccccgcccccagctTGTCAGCAGGAGCAGAGGATGTCAG ACGGGGGTCTGGAATCCGACATCGAGAGCATCTGCGTGGGCGCCAGTGGCGATGAGGCCAAGGAGGGAGCGGAGAAAGACCCCGAGGGGGAAGCAAACAGAGAGGGGGCCCGCAGTCGCTCGTCCTCGGCCTCCTCTGAGGATTACATCATCATCCTCCctgactgctttgacaccagtCGTCCACTAGGGGAGTCCATGTACAG CTCCGCCCTGTCCCAGCCTGGAGAAGCCCTACCCGAGACCCCCGGTGATCCCGACCACAAACGTCAGGGTCGAACCAccccagagggagaggggggggagatggaagaGGCCACCGGGGCGGTGTCGGGGTCCAGCAGTGCCAACGACATGCTGTGCACCTCCCAGACCCTGGATGATGAGCCTCTGACCCCTGTGGTGGTGGCAGCACCCAGGCCCAACACTGCTGCcacatccag TGTGGACAGTGATGCTGAACCATCAGAGGGAAGTCTGGATGTGACCGGACTCTACCAGCCTGGGGACACGGGTGATG GGACCAGCCCGGTCCAGCCGCAGCCTGACGACGCAGCTGTCTCCGGGGGAGCCGAGGCCTCTGAGGACCCCAG GCACCCAGGCATCACGGGTGGGCTGGTGAAGGGAGCTCTTTCTGTAGCAGCATCAGCCTACAAGGCTCTCTTCACTGGGCAGCCTGGACCAACACAG ccGCCTGTGGACGGGACCACCCAGGACACCATGATGGCGGTGCTGGTGGAGATGGGCTTCGGGGACCGTCCCCTCAACCAACGGCTGCTGAAGAAACACAGCCACAACCTGCTGGATGTGGTCAATGAGCTGGTCCAGATGACAGATAATGACTGGTACTCTACACGCTactga
- the nbr1b gene encoding next to BRCA1 gene 1 protein isoform X1 produces MDFYINLKVNFRGNAKNFLLSGSETKSWESMEAMVKRSFGLCNLQVTYFDEENEEVSINSQMEYEEALKSASRQGNRLHMNVYETRGQPTRVPAKASATEPKRGFRPPQHCPTLAQVVSRKIQAAVPEQGIVPQVIMKELKGTKEEDKTPPAWFTSYMEKFKDQVVREAVEKICREFSGQCCIHKPLGAEAQVPEVTSSTLPGAPSSTPACSSCRGQTAGGGYQCSVCTSCTLCEPCSFSHDPSHNLVRARTPLSIPEHGSPAPDHSRFYRRGDRSFRKAEKQRLKAEKRQLKAEVKEIRKQLRMERRGLQWSAAGDGSSSPVLLQPRATQANSPEYALTAPGHVGRPKRPCPLVVPAMTALFLDENLPDGTRLRPGTKFIKYWKMRNTGTVCWSSDTKLKFMWGNLAVGSGDRWREVSVPSLQPGQVGVVSVALCAPALEGSYTSHWRLAHGGEQFGPRVWCSIVVDPLAPAAMMADGVLVSPCVTPQGKNPVCTGKPGKSCGVSREQPLMSVDQEEGEYYIPSVDLLTAQDLLSFELLDINIVQELESAPNNTPADMTPCMSPLPHDGPLQENTTPLGLIQEEAEAKGVTSILDVSQGVGPGTEVGGVPAQEEGEEDISGTQFVCETVIRSLTLEEAPDHTPLHGTRPRTGKVLRPAAQGGSSSTCVKGADHRGGRRVEKSQDASAAAPLRATLPAPLRAPRPAPLRTALPPPVRAPAPPPACQQEQRMSDGGLESDIESICVGASGDEAKEGAEKDPEGEANREGARSRSSSASSEDYIIILPDCFDTSRPLGESMYSSALSQPGEALPETPGDPDHKRQGRTTPEGEGGEMEEATGAVSGSSSANDMLCTSQTLDDEPLTPVVVAAPRPNTAATSSVDSDAEPSEGSLDVTGLYQPGDTGDGTSPVQPQPDDAAVSGGAEASEDPRHPGITGGLVKGALSVAASAYKALFTGQPGPTQPPVDGTTQDTMMAVLVEMGFGDRPLNQRLLKKHSHNLLDVVNELVQMTDNDWYSTRY; encoded by the exons ATGGACTTCTACATCAATTTGAAGGTGAATTTCAGGGGCAATGCCAAAAATTTCCTCCTGTCTGGTTCGGAGACGAAGAGTTGGGAGTCAATGGAGGCCATG GTGAAAAGGTCCTTTGGTCTGTGTAACCTACAAGTGACATACTTTGACGAGGAAAATGAGGAG GTATCCATTAATAGCCAAA TGGAGTATGAAGAAGCCCTGAAG AGTGCATCGCGACAAGGGAACCGTCTTCATATGAACGTGTATGAGACCAGGGGCCAGCCCACACGCGTGCCAGCCAAGGCTAGCGCCACAGAGCCCAAGAGAGGCTTCAGGCCACCCCAACACTGCCCGACTCTGGCCCAGGTCGTCAGCCGCAAGATCCAGGCTGCTGTCCCTGAGCAGGGCATT GTCCCACAGGTGATCATGAAGGAACTGAAGGGGAcaaaggaggaggacaagacccCACCAGCCTGGTTCACATCCTACATGGAGAAG tTTAAGGACCAGGTGGTGCGTGAGGcggtggagaagatctgcagGGAGTTCTCGGGCCAGTGTTGCATCCACAAGCCCCTGGGGGCGGAGGCCCAGGTCCCTGaggtcacctcctccaccctaccTGGGGCACCCAGCTCAACCCCTGCCTGCAGCAGCTGCCGTGGCCAGACTGCTGGAGGAGGGTAccagtgcag tgtgTGTACGTCCTGCACGCTGTGTGAGCCCTGCAGCTTCTCCCATGACCCCAGCCACAACCTGGTGAGAGCACggacccccctctccatccccgaGCACGGGTCCCCCGCGCCCGACCACAGCAG GTTCTACCGGCGAGGCGACCGGAGCTTCCGCAAGGCGGAGAAGCAGCGTCTGAAAGCGGAGAAGCGCCAGCTGAAGGCGGAGGTGAAGGAGATCAGGAAACAGCTGAGGATGGAGAGGCGGGGCCTGCAGTGGAGCGCCGCCGGCGACGGGAGCTCCTCCCCCGTCCTGCTGCAGCCTCGGGCCACCCAGGCCAACAGCCCCGAGTACGCTCTCACCGCACCAGGCCATGTTGG GCGTCCAAAGCGCCCTTGCCCGCTGGTGGTGCCTGCCATGACCGCTCTGTTCCTGGACGAGAACTTGCCCGACGGCACCCGCCTTCGTCCGGGCACCAAGTTCATCAAGTACTGGAAGATGAGGAACACTGGTACTGTCTGCTGGAGCTCTGACACCAAG TTGAAGTTCATGTGGGGTAACCTCGCGGTGGGTTCAGGGGACCGCTGGAGGGAGGTGTCTGTCCCCTCCCTGCAGCCTGGGCAGGTGGGTGTTGTCAGCGTGGCGCTGTGCGCCCCGGCCCTGGAGGGCTCCTACACCTCCCACTGGCGCCTGGCCCACGGCGGCGAGCAGTTTGGCCCCCGTGTCTGGTGCAGCATCGTGGTGGACCCCCTGGCGCCTGCAGCCATGATGGCCGATGGGGTGCTGGTGTCACCCTGCGTCACCCCGCAG GGGAAGAACCCTGTGTGCACTGGGAAGCCTGGGAAGTCCTGTGGCGTCTCCAGAGAGCAGCCTCTCATGTCGGTGGACCAGGAAGAGGGGGAGTACTACATCCCCTCCGTCGACCTTCTCACCGCACAG GATTTGTTGTCCTTCGAGCTGCTGGACATCAACATAGTGCAGGAGCTGGAGAGTGCTCCCAATAACACTCCTGCTG ATATGACCCCCTGTATGTCCCCCCTGCCCCATGATGGCCCCCTGCAGGAGAATACCACACCCCTGGGACTGATACAGGAAGAGGCTGAGGCCAAGGGAGTCACCAGCATTCTGG ATGTGTCCCAGGGGGTGGGGCCTGGCACAGAAGTGGGAGGAGTCCCAGcccaggaggaaggagaggaggacatcaGCGGGACTCAGTTTGTCTGCGAGACCGTGATTCGCTCCCTCACTCTGGAGGAGGCTCCTGACCACACCCCCCTGCATGGGACCCGTCCGAGGACAGGGAAAG TGCTCCGCCCAGCAGCTCAGGggggctcctcctccacctgtgtCAAAGGGGCCGATCatcgaggggggaggagggtggagaagagCCAGGACGCCAGCGCAGCGGCGCCCCTCCGCGCcaccctccccgcccccctgcgagcgccccgccccgccccgctCCGCACCGCTCTCCCGCCCCCCGTACGagccccagccccgcccccagctTGTCAGCAGGAGCAGAGGATGTCAG ACGGGGGTCTGGAATCCGACATCGAGAGCATCTGCGTGGGCGCCAGTGGCGATGAGGCCAAGGAGGGAGCGGAGAAAGACCCCGAGGGGGAAGCAAACAGAGAGGGGGCCCGCAGTCGCTCGTCCTCGGCCTCCTCTGAGGATTACATCATCATCCTCCctgactgctttgacaccagtCGTCCACTAGGGGAGTCCATGTACAG CTCCGCCCTGTCCCAGCCTGGAGAAGCCCTACCCGAGACCCCCGGTGATCCCGACCACAAACGTCAGGGTCGAACCAccccagagggagaggggggggagatggaagaGGCCACCGGGGCGGTGTCGGGGTCCAGCAGTGCCAACGACATGCTGTGCACCTCCCAGACCCTGGATGATGAGCCTCTGACCCCTGTGGTGGTGGCAGCACCCAGGCCCAACACTGCTGCcacatccag TGTGGACAGTGATGCTGAACCATCAGAGGGAAGTCTGGATGTGACCGGACTCTACCAGCCTGGGGACACGGGTGATG GGACCAGCCCGGTCCAGCCGCAGCCTGACGACGCAGCTGTCTCCGGGGGAGCCGAGGCCTCTGAGGACCCCAG GCACCCAGGCATCACGGGTGGGCTGGTGAAGGGAGCTCTTTCTGTAGCAGCATCAGCCTACAAGGCTCTCTTCACTGGGCAGCCTGGACCAACACAG ccGCCTGTGGACGGGACCACCCAGGACACCATGATGGCGGTGCTGGTGGAGATGGGCTTCGGGGACCGTCCCCTCAACCAACGGCTGCTGAAGAAACACAGCCACAACCTGCTGGATGTGGTCAATGAGCTGGTCCAGATGACAGATAATGACTGGTACTCTACACGCTactga
- the nbr1b gene encoding next to BRCA1 gene 1 protein isoform X2 yields MDFYINLKVNFRGNAKNFLLSGSETKSWESMEAMVKRSFGLCNLQVTYFDEENEEVSINSQMEYEEALKSASRQGNRLHMNVYETRGQPTRVPAKASATEPKRGFRPPQHCPTLAQVVSRKIQAAVPEQGIVIMKELKGTKEEDKTPPAWFTSYMEKFKDQVVREAVEKICREFSGQCCIHKPLGAEAQVPEVTSSTLPGAPSSTPACSSCRGQTAGGGYQCSVCTSCTLCEPCSFSHDPSHNLVRARTPLSIPEHGSPAPDHSRFYRRGDRSFRKAEKQRLKAEKRQLKAEVKEIRKQLRMERRGLQWSAAGDGSSSPVLLQPRATQANSPEYALTAPGHVGRPKRPCPLVVPAMTALFLDENLPDGTRLRPGTKFIKYWKMRNTGTVCWSSDTKLKFMWGNLAVGSGDRWREVSVPSLQPGQVGVVSVALCAPALEGSYTSHWRLAHGGEQFGPRVWCSIVVDPLAPAAMMADGVLVSPCVTPQGKNPVCTGKPGKSCGVSREQPLMSVDQEEGEYYIPSVDLLTAQDLLSFELLDINIVQELESAPNNTPADMTPCMSPLPHDGPLQENTTPLGLIQEEAEAKGVTSILDVSQGVGPGTEVGGVPAQEEGEEDISGTQFVCETVIRSLTLEEAPDHTPLHGTRPRTGKVLRPAAQGGSSSTCVKGADHRGGRRVEKSQDASAAAPLRATLPAPLRAPRPAPLRTALPPPVRAPAPPPACQQEQRMSDGGLESDIESICVGASGDEAKEGAEKDPEGEANREGARSRSSSASSEDYIIILPDCFDTSRPLGESMYSSALSQPGEALPETPGDPDHKRQGRTTPEGEGGEMEEATGAVSGSSSANDMLCTSQTLDDEPLTPVVVAAPRPNTAATSSVDSDAEPSEGSLDVTGLYQPGDTGDGTSPVQPQPDDAAVSGGAEASEDPRHPGITGGLVKGALSVAASAYKALFTGQPGPTQPPVDGTTQDTMMAVLVEMGFGDRPLNQRLLKKHSHNLLDVVNELVQMTDNDWYSTRY; encoded by the exons ATGGACTTCTACATCAATTTGAAGGTGAATTTCAGGGGCAATGCCAAAAATTTCCTCCTGTCTGGTTCGGAGACGAAGAGTTGGGAGTCAATGGAGGCCATG GTGAAAAGGTCCTTTGGTCTGTGTAACCTACAAGTGACATACTTTGACGAGGAAAATGAGGAG GTATCCATTAATAGCCAAA TGGAGTATGAAGAAGCCCTGAAG AGTGCATCGCGACAAGGGAACCGTCTTCATATGAACGTGTATGAGACCAGGGGCCAGCCCACACGCGTGCCAGCCAAGGCTAGCGCCACAGAGCCCAAGAGAGGCTTCAGGCCACCCCAACACTGCCCGACTCTGGCCCAGGTCGTCAGCCGCAAGATCCAGGCTGCTGTCCCTGAGCAGGGCATT GTGATCATGAAGGAACTGAAGGGGAcaaaggaggaggacaagacccCACCAGCCTGGTTCACATCCTACATGGAGAAG tTTAAGGACCAGGTGGTGCGTGAGGcggtggagaagatctgcagGGAGTTCTCGGGCCAGTGTTGCATCCACAAGCCCCTGGGGGCGGAGGCCCAGGTCCCTGaggtcacctcctccaccctaccTGGGGCACCCAGCTCAACCCCTGCCTGCAGCAGCTGCCGTGGCCAGACTGCTGGAGGAGGGTAccagtgcag tgtgTGTACGTCCTGCACGCTGTGTGAGCCCTGCAGCTTCTCCCATGACCCCAGCCACAACCTGGTGAGAGCACggacccccctctccatccccgaGCACGGGTCCCCCGCGCCCGACCACAGCAG GTTCTACCGGCGAGGCGACCGGAGCTTCCGCAAGGCGGAGAAGCAGCGTCTGAAAGCGGAGAAGCGCCAGCTGAAGGCGGAGGTGAAGGAGATCAGGAAACAGCTGAGGATGGAGAGGCGGGGCCTGCAGTGGAGCGCCGCCGGCGACGGGAGCTCCTCCCCCGTCCTGCTGCAGCCTCGGGCCACCCAGGCCAACAGCCCCGAGTACGCTCTCACCGCACCAGGCCATGTTGG GCGTCCAAAGCGCCCTTGCCCGCTGGTGGTGCCTGCCATGACCGCTCTGTTCCTGGACGAGAACTTGCCCGACGGCACCCGCCTTCGTCCGGGCACCAAGTTCATCAAGTACTGGAAGATGAGGAACACTGGTACTGTCTGCTGGAGCTCTGACACCAAG TTGAAGTTCATGTGGGGTAACCTCGCGGTGGGTTCAGGGGACCGCTGGAGGGAGGTGTCTGTCCCCTCCCTGCAGCCTGGGCAGGTGGGTGTTGTCAGCGTGGCGCTGTGCGCCCCGGCCCTGGAGGGCTCCTACACCTCCCACTGGCGCCTGGCCCACGGCGGCGAGCAGTTTGGCCCCCGTGTCTGGTGCAGCATCGTGGTGGACCCCCTGGCGCCTGCAGCCATGATGGCCGATGGGGTGCTGGTGTCACCCTGCGTCACCCCGCAG GGGAAGAACCCTGTGTGCACTGGGAAGCCTGGGAAGTCCTGTGGCGTCTCCAGAGAGCAGCCTCTCATGTCGGTGGACCAGGAAGAGGGGGAGTACTACATCCCCTCCGTCGACCTTCTCACCGCACAG GATTTGTTGTCCTTCGAGCTGCTGGACATCAACATAGTGCAGGAGCTGGAGAGTGCTCCCAATAACACTCCTGCTG ATATGACCCCCTGTATGTCCCCCCTGCCCCATGATGGCCCCCTGCAGGAGAATACCACACCCCTGGGACTGATACAGGAAGAGGCTGAGGCCAAGGGAGTCACCAGCATTCTGG ATGTGTCCCAGGGGGTGGGGCCTGGCACAGAAGTGGGAGGAGTCCCAGcccaggaggaaggagaggaggacatcaGCGGGACTCAGTTTGTCTGCGAGACCGTGATTCGCTCCCTCACTCTGGAGGAGGCTCCTGACCACACCCCCCTGCATGGGACCCGTCCGAGGACAGGGAAAG TGCTCCGCCCAGCAGCTCAGGggggctcctcctccacctgtgtCAAAGGGGCCGATCatcgaggggggaggagggtggagaagagCCAGGACGCCAGCGCAGCGGCGCCCCTCCGCGCcaccctccccgcccccctgcgagcgccccgccccgccccgctCCGCACCGCTCTCCCGCCCCCCGTACGagccccagccccgcccccagctTGTCAGCAGGAGCAGAGGATGTCAG ACGGGGGTCTGGAATCCGACATCGAGAGCATCTGCGTGGGCGCCAGTGGCGATGAGGCCAAGGAGGGAGCGGAGAAAGACCCCGAGGGGGAAGCAAACAGAGAGGGGGCCCGCAGTCGCTCGTCCTCGGCCTCCTCTGAGGATTACATCATCATCCTCCctgactgctttgacaccagtCGTCCACTAGGGGAGTCCATGTACAG CTCCGCCCTGTCCCAGCCTGGAGAAGCCCTACCCGAGACCCCCGGTGATCCCGACCACAAACGTCAGGGTCGAACCAccccagagggagaggggggggagatggaagaGGCCACCGGGGCGGTGTCGGGGTCCAGCAGTGCCAACGACATGCTGTGCACCTCCCAGACCCTGGATGATGAGCCTCTGACCCCTGTGGTGGTGGCAGCACCCAGGCCCAACACTGCTGCcacatccag TGTGGACAGTGATGCTGAACCATCAGAGGGAAGTCTGGATGTGACCGGACTCTACCAGCCTGGGGACACGGGTGATG GGACCAGCCCGGTCCAGCCGCAGCCTGACGACGCAGCTGTCTCCGGGGGAGCCGAGGCCTCTGAGGACCCCAG GCACCCAGGCATCACGGGTGGGCTGGTGAAGGGAGCTCTTTCTGTAGCAGCATCAGCCTACAAGGCTCTCTTCACTGGGCAGCCTGGACCAACACAG ccGCCTGTGGACGGGACCACCCAGGACACCATGATGGCGGTGCTGGTGGAGATGGGCTTCGGGGACCGTCCCCTCAACCAACGGCTGCTGAAGAAACACAGCCACAACCTGCTGGATGTGGTCAATGAGCTGGTCCAGATGACAGATAATGACTGGTACTCTACACGCTactga